One window from the genome of Oryza glaberrima chromosome 3, OglaRS2, whole genome shotgun sequence encodes:
- the LOC127765641 gene encoding LOW QUALITY PROTEIN: NAD(P)H-quinone oxidoreductase subunit 5, chloroplastic-like (The sequence of the model RefSeq protein was modified relative to this genomic sequence to represent the inferred CDS: deleted 1 base in 1 codon), with translation MEHTYQYAWVIPLLPLPVIMSMGFGLFLVPTATKNLRRIWAFPSVLLLSIAMVFSVHLSIQQINGSSIYQYLWSWTVNNDFSLEFGYLIDPLTSIMLILITTVGILVLIYSDDYMSHDERYLRFFVYISFFNTSMLGLVTSSNLIQIYFFWELVGMCSYLLIGFWFTRPIAASACQKAFVTNRVGDFGLLLGILGFFWITGSLEFRDLFKIANNWIPNNEINSLLTILCAFLLFLGAVAKSAQFPLHVWLPDAMEGPTPISALIHAATMVAAGIFLIARLLPLFISLPLIMSFISLIGTLTLFLGATLALAQRDIKRSLAYSTMSQLGYMMLALGIGSYQAALFHLITHAYSKALLFLGSGSVIHSMEPLVGYSPDKSQNMVLMGGLRKYIPITRTCFLWGTLSLCGILPLACFWSKDEILSNSWLYSPFFGIIASFTAGLTAFYMFRIYLLTFDGYLRVHFQNYSSTKEDSLYSISLWGKRISKGVNRDFVLSTAKSGVSFFSQNLSKIHGNTGNRIGSFSTSLGTKNTFVYPHEPGNTMLFPLLILLLCTLFIGSIGIHFDNEIGELTILSKWLTPSINFFQESSNSSINSYEFITNAISSVSLAIFGLFIAYMFYGSAYSFFQNLDLINSFVKGGPKKYFFHQLKKKIYSWSYNRGYIDIFYTRTFTLGIRGLTELTQFFDKGVIDGITNGVGLASFCIGEEIKYVGGGRISSYLFFFLCYVSVFLFFFLS, from the exons ATGGAACATACATATCAATATGCATGGGTAATCCCTCTTCTCCCACTTCCAGTTATTATGTCAATGGGGTTTGGACTTTTTCTTGTTCCAACAGCAACAAAAAATCTTCGTCGCATATGGGCTTTTCCTAGTGTTTTACTTTTAAGTATAGCTATGGTATTCTCAGTTCACCTGTCTATTCAACAAATAAATGGAAGTTCTATCTATCAATATCTATGGTCTTGGACCGTCAATAATGATTTTTCCTTAGAATTTGGATACTTAATCGACCCGCTTACTTCTATTATGTTAATACTAATTACTACTGTAGGAATCCTGGTTCTTATTTATAGTGATGATTATATGTCTCACGATGAGagatatttgagattttttgtttatataagttttttcaatACTTCCATGTTGGGATTGGTTACTAGTTCCAATTtgatacaaatttattttttttgggagcTTGTGGGAATGTGTTCCTATTTATTGATAGGCTTTTGGTTTACACGGCCAATTGCAGCGAGTGCTTGTCAAAAAGCTTTTGTAACTAATCGTGTAGGGGATTTTGGTCTGTTATTAGGAattctaggttttttttggatAACAGGTAGTTTAGAGTTTCGGGATTTGTTTAAAATAGCTAATAACTGGATTCCTAATAATGAGATTAACTCCTTGCTTACTATTTTGTGTGCTTTTTTATTATTCCTTGGTGCAGTTGCGAAATCGGCACAATTCCCTCTTCACGTATGGTTACCCGATGCTATGGAAGGACCCACCCCCATTTCAGCTCTTATACACGCAGCAACTATGGTTGCTGCGGGGATTTTTCTTATAGCTCGACTTCTTCCTCTTTTCATATCCCTACCTTTGATAATGAGTTTCATTTCTTTAATAGGTACACTAACACTTTTCTTAGGAGCCACTTTAGCTCTTGCTCAGAGAGATATTAAAAGAAGCTTAGCCTATTCTACAATGTCTCAATTGGGTTATATGATGTTAGCTCTAGGTATAGGTTCTTATCAAGCTGCTTTATTCCATTTGATCACTCATGCTTATTCGAAAGCTTTATTATTCTTGGGATCTGGATCTGTTATTCATTCAATGGAACCTCTTGTTGGATATTCACCAGATAAAAGTCAGAATATGGTTCTTATGGGTGGTTTAAGAAAATACATTCCAATTACAAGAACTTGTTTTTTATGGGGTACCCTTTCTCTTTGTGGTATTCTACCTCTTGCTTGCTTCTGGTCCAAAGATGAAATCCTTAGTAATAGTTGGTTATATTCACCCTTTTTTGGAATAATAGCTTCTTTTACTGCAGGATTAACTGCGTTTTATATGTTTCGGATATATTTACTTACTTTTGATGGGTATTTGCGTGTTCATTTTCAAAATTACAGTAGTACTAAAGAGGATTCGTTGTATTCAATATCGTTATGGGGAAAAAGGATATCTAAAGGAGTCAATAGAGATTTCGTTTTATCAACAGCGAAGAGtggagtttcttttttttcacaaaatctatccaaaattcatggTAATACAGGAAATAGGATAGGGTCCTTTAGTACTTCATTGGGGACTAAAAACACTTTTGTCTATCCTCATGAACCAGGAAATACTATGCTATTTCCTCTTCTTATATTACTGCTTTGTACTTTGTTTATTGGATCTATAGGAATCCATTTTGATAATGAAATAGGGGAATTAACCATATTATCAAAGTGGCTAACTCCCTCAATCAACTTTTTCCAAGAAAGTTCTAATTCTTCCataaattcatatgaatttatCACTAATGCAATTTCTTCTGTAAGTCTAGCTATTTTTGGTCTATtcatagcatatatgttttatgGATCTGCTTActctttttttcagaatttggaTTTAATAAATTCCTTTGTAAAAGGGGGTCCGAAAAAGTATTTTTTCcatcaactaaaaaaaaagatatatagtTGGTCATATAATCGCGGTTATATAGATATTTTCTATACTAGGACCTTTACCTTGGGTATAAGAGGATTAACCGAACTAACGCAGTTTTTCGACAAGGGTGTCATTGATGGAATTACCAATGGAGTAGGTCTTGCTAGTTTTTGTATAGGAGAAGAAATTAAATATGTAGGGGGAGGGCGAATTTCGtcttatttattc ttttttttatgttatgtaTCTGTGttcttattcttttttctttcttaa